From the Lactobacillus johnsonii genome, the window AAGGAAGTTACAATAATATCAACATCCTTTAAATCGCTATAGTCACCTAGAAACACATTAACATGATAATCATTCCTAGCTAAAGTATCACGCAAATCATTATATTCCGCCTCTGCTTTAGCTTGGTTTTTATCTAATAAGTATAAATTATCAACAATTCCATGAGTAAATAAAGTAAAAGCAACTGTCGCACCAACATGTCCCATACCAATTACGGCTACATTTCTCATTGTAATTCCTACTTTCTATAAAACTTTCTATAAAAATTCTTACACCTTAAGGATAATCCATTTGCCCTAAGTTTTAAATTCATTTTATATCTTTTGACTAGAAACTATTTTTTCATGCTGCTTAATCTTTTCAATTCGCTTCTCATCTCTTTTAATAAGTAACAAAAACAAGGCTTCAATAATTGTAAAAGCTGCTACACGAGAGAAGTAATATTGATTTTGTAAAACTGTTTGTCTTACCCCGGTCCTTAAATGATAATCACTATTTAAGGCAATCGGAGAATCTGGATTATTAGTAATACCGATAATTTTAATTTTATTCTTTTTAGCCAACTCAATTTCTTTTATTAGAGCTGCCGATTCTGGGGAATGAAATATCCATTTGATGAAAAACAATTTTTTGTAAATTAAAAGACTAGAGATGGTGCATTTTTTGTATCATCTCTAGTCTTTTCTATTAGTTAACAAAAATTGTATTTTTTGCCTTCCAATCGCGAATTTTTATTCCTACCCAAAAGCCATAAATGCCGACTGTAATAATAGTTAAAAGTAGCCACTTAATCCAATTCCCAAATAATCCAAAGGCACTTCCAGTAAATTTCATCCTGTGTCCTTCAATTACAGTATGGTTAATTTCCCAACCATAAATCATGCACACAGCCCAAGGATAGCAAATCCCTAATGTACAAACAGTAATAAGTGTTCCTAAGATATGCCAACCAATAAAAGAAATTAAGCCCCCATCAAAAAAAGAATTACGTCCATGCCTTGTTTCCATTATGATCTCTTCCAATCCAAATTTATGTACAAAAAAAGCCAGGTTTTACCTGGCAAATCTATTGGGTTAGCTGGATTCGAACCAGCGCATGATGGTACCAAAAACCATTGCCTTACCACTTGGCTATAACCCATCCTTCAAGCCTTTTACTTGTTGGCTCTATTTGAATGAACTTAATCACTCAACGATTAATATCATATTATAAATACGAACCTCTGTCAACAAAATCCTCTAAAAAATATTTATTATTTTTAAAATTAATTAGGAGCATAAAAAAGATCGCCTTTTGGCGATCTTTTTAAGCATAATTCAGTTGATATTTTAGTACCAGCCGTTAGTTTGCCAGAACTTTTGAGCACCAGTCCATGAACCGTAACGTGATTTTACGTAGTTATCTGCTACACGTTCTTGGTTTGCTGCTGAGTAGTCTCCACCAAGGTATGATGCTGATAATTGGTACTTACCAATGTATTGACCATTTCTTGCTGAGTATGAACCACCTGATTCACGGCCTGCAATCCAAGCTTTAGCTGCTGCTTCAGAACCAGATACGTTTGAAGTGTAGCTAGTTGTTGCTTGAGTTTGAGCAGGTTGTGCTACTTGAGTAGTTTGCTTTTGTGCTGGAGCATAGCTGTAAGTTCTTTGTTGTACAGGAGCTGAGTAAGTACGTTGCACATTATAGTTGTAGTTAGTCTTAGGAGCTTGTGCTTGTACAGCAGTTTGTTGCTTTTGTTGTACTGGAGCTTGTACAGTAGTTTGTGGTTGTACTTGTTGTACAGGAGCTTGTGCTTGAGGAGCTACTGGAGTAGCAACTTGGGCACTAGCAGCATTTCCGCCTTCTACAGTGTACTTAGCCATGATCCATTGGTTTGCACCAAGATCATACCACTTGTTACCCATAACATCGTAAGCAGTTCTTATAACTTTCCAAGTAGTACCATGTACTAATTCTTTACCAGTAAAGTTGGCATTTTCAACGCCATCCCAAACGGCAACAGTAGAGTTTGCATTGTTAATAGTTACAACATTAGTATCATTTTGAACAATAGTAGCAGCTTGTGCGTCATTAGTATTTTGTGAATTTAAAGCTACCAAACCAGTTGCGGTAAGAGCAGCTGCTGCAAGTGACTTAGTTAAGATAGATTGAAATTTCAAGAGAAATTCTTCCTTTCATATTTATCAGTCATTTAATTTACAAGTTACATAATACAGCCTCAAAATGTCAAAACCATGACATGAATGCTACCACATTATTAAATAAAAGTGCCTTATGTTACAGTTTATGTAATATTTGTAACTTGAACACGCTTTCTTGTAATATTCCTATATAAAACTACTATGCCTTATGCATCAGCCCTATTCTGTCTTACTGCCCCCCTTAATGATTTATTAGAGGCTAAGTGAGAAATAAGACGAGAATATCACAAAAGTGAATTATGTATTCTCCGTTCTCGAACTATGAGTACAAAAAAAGAGATATCATAACTGATATCTCTTTATATATATTCACTAACTTTTAGTACCAGCCGTTTGCTTGCCAGAAGCTTTGAGCGTTAGACCATGAACCGTAACGTGATTTTACGTAGTTATCTGCTACACGTTCTTGGTTTGCTGCTGAGTAGTCTCCACCAAGGTATGATGCTGATAATTGGTACTTACCAATGTATTGACCATTTCTTGCTGAGTATGAACCACCTGATTCACGACCTGCAATCCAAGCTTTAGCTGCTGCTTCAGAACCAGATACATTTGAAGTGTAACTTGATTGAGATTGTGCAGGTTGTGCTTGTTGTTGTACTGGTTGAGTTTGTTGTGTACTTTGAGCTGGTTGAGTACTTTGTACTGAAGAGTAAGTACCTACAGAAGTCTTAGGTGCTGAGTATGAACCTTGAGTAGTTTGAGTTTGTGCAGCAGTATTGTATGAACTTGCTTGTGAAGTAAACAATTCTGAAGCAACATTAGGATCAACAGTATCTTTACCTAAGCGAGTATACTTAGCCATTACCCATTGGTTTGCACCAAGATCGTACCACTTGTTACCAGCATCGTCATATGCAGCTCTGATAACTTTCCAAGCAGTTGCATGTGGTAAGTATTGACCAGTCATTTGCTTATCAGGACCGTATGAATTCCAAACAGCAATGCTCTTGTGTGGAAGGTAGTTAATTGTAACAACTTTTTCTTGTTGGCCAACAGTAACTTCTGCAGCCTTTACAGTGTTTTGAGTGTTATTTACAATTGCAGCACCTGCTAAAGTAAGGGCAGCAGCCGCAGCAGTTTTAGTTAAAGTAGATTTCAAATTT encodes:
- a CDS encoding cell surface protein; this encodes MKFQSILTKSLAAAALTATGLVALNSQNTNDAQAATIVQNDTNVVTINNANSTVAVWDGVENANFTGKELVHGTTWKVIRTAYDVMGNKWYDLGANQWIMAKYTVEGGNAASAQVATPVAPQAQAPVQQVQPQTTVQAPVQQKQQTAVQAQAPKTNYNYNVQRTYSAPVQQRTYSYAPAQKQTTQVAQPAQTQATTSYTSNVSGSEAAAKAWIAGRESGGSYSARNGQYIGKYQLSASYLGGDYSAANQERVADNYVKSRYGSWTGAQKFWQTNGWY
- a CDS encoding DUF898 family protein; protein product: METRHGRNSFFDGGLISFIGWHILGTLITVCTLGICYPWAVCMIYGWEINHTVIEGHRMKFTGSAFGLFGNWIKWLLLTIITVGIYGFWVGIKIRDWKAKNTIFVN